In the Peromyscus maniculatus bairdii isolate BWxNUB_F1_BW_parent chromosome 20, HU_Pman_BW_mat_3.1, whole genome shotgun sequence genome, one interval contains:
- the Gpihbp1 gene encoding glycosylphosphatidylinositol-anchored high density lipoprotein-binding protein 1, whose amino-acid sequence MKALGVVLLVLLLSGQSGWAQEEDGDVDLGPESYGYDDDYEEEEEETNMIPGGRDREYLQCYTCQSIHSGESCNQIQRCYHKTFCTTFISHGNTDQGLLTTYSMWCTDTCQPITKTISGTQMTQTCCQSALCNIPPWQSPQVQDAPAAGAGSPVEGGVINPPDVIAGRPLDVAVRHPQGDRVGHPPQVKSANPQGGGAGSPKGGKNNEPQGSRSGCPPGWAKFGDTALLLSLLTSLWASGA is encoded by the exons ATGAAGGCACTCGGGGTCGTCCTCCTGGTCTTGCTGCTAAGTGGACAGTCAG GGTGGGCCCAAGAAGAAGATGGAGATGTGGACTTGGGGCCAGAGAGCTACGGCTACGATGATGActatgaagaggaggaagaggagaccaaCATGAtccctggaggcagggacagag AGTACTTGCAGTGTTACACCTGCCAGTCAATACACAGCGGAGAGAGCTGCAACCAGATACAACGCTGCTACCACAAGACCTTCTGCACCACGTTCATCTCTCATGGCAACACTG ACCAAGGTCTCCTGACGACCTACTCCATGTGGTGTACCGATACCTGCCAACCCATCACCAAGACGATATCTGGCACCCAGATGACGCAGACCTGTTGCCAGTCTGCCCTGTGTAATATTCCACCCTGGCAGAGCCCCCAAGTCCAGGACGCTCCGGCTGCTGGGGCAGGCAGCCCCGTGGAGGGTGGGGTCATAAATCCTCCAGATGTAATTGCAGGTAGACCCCTAGATGTCGCAGTCAGACATCCTCAAGGTGACAGGGTTGGCCACCCCCCCCAGGTCAAGTCTGCCAATCCTCAGGGTGGTGGGGCTGGCTCGCCCAAGGGTGGCAAGAATAACGAGCCCCAGGGCAGTAGGTCAGGATGCCCTCCAGGCTGGGCCAAATTTGGTGATACAGCcctcctgctcagcctcctcACTAGTCTATGGGCATCAGGAGCCTGA